The following coding sequences lie in one Carassius auratus strain Wakin unplaced genomic scaffold, ASM336829v1 scaf_tig00214511, whole genome shotgun sequence genomic window:
- the LOC113092193 gene encoding inhibitor of growth protein 4-like, giving the protein MAAGMYLEHYLDSIENLPFELQRNFQLMRDLDQRTEDLKGQIDSLAREYTANARTLSSEQKLSLLRQIQQSYGKCKEFGDDKVQLAMQTYEMVDKHIRRLDTDLARFEADLKEKQIESTDYDSASSKGNKSDHRGPKKKEVTRTRSKVKNSDDDCSTKSSQKKVKLTQGSEFSAPAVNFGNVHPSDVLDMPVDPNEPTYCLCHQVSYGEMIGCDNADCSIEWFHFACVGLTTKPRGKWYCPRCSQERKKK; this is encoded by the exons atgGCGGCTGGAATGTATCTAGAGCACTATTTGGACA GCATAGAAAATCTGCCATTTGAGCTGCAGAGGAACTTCCAGCTGATGCGAGATCTGGACCAGAGGACAGAGG ATCTGAAAGGGCAGATTGATTCTCTGGCTCGTGAATACACAGCCAACGCTCGGACGTTGTCCTCCGAACAGAAGCTCTCACTGTTAAGACAGATCCAGCAGTCTTATGGGAAGTGTAAGGAGTTTGGAGATGACAAGGTCCAGCTTGCCATGCAAACCTATGAGATG GTGGACAAGCATATCCGAAGATTGGATACAGACCTGGCTCGCTTTGAGGCTGACCTCAAAGAGAAACAGATAGAAAGCACCGATTATGACTCTGCCTCCAGCAAGGGCAACAAGA GTGACCATCGAGGACCCAAGAAGAAGGAGGTGACTCGCACTAGGTCAAAGGTGAAGAACTCTGATGATGACTGCAGCACAAAGAGTAGTCAGAAGAAGGTCAAACTCACACAAGG CTCGGAGTTTTCAGCCCCGGCTGTGAACTTCGGGAACGTGCACCCCTCGGATGTGCTGGACATGCCAGTGGACCCCAACGAGCCCACCTATTGTCTCTGCCACCAGGTTTCATACGGGGAGATGATTGGCTGTGACAATGCAGAC TGTTCTATCGAGTGGTTCCACTTTGCCTGTGTGGGTCTGACCACCAAACCCAGAGGGAAATG GTACTGCCCAAGATGTTCACAGGAGCGGAAGAAGAAATGA